A stretch of Carya illinoinensis cultivar Pawnee chromosome 14, C.illinoinensisPawnee_v1, whole genome shotgun sequence DNA encodes these proteins:
- the LOC122293980 gene encoding nitrate regulatory gene2 protein-like: MGCATSKLDNEDTVRRCKERRRLMKEAVYARHYLASAHADYVRSLRLTGSALYSFAQGESLSVSEQTPAVFLHPPNPVPPLVPSPSPFPAFHQPPEPPPLSTNIPSSKLPPHTLSSSTTTPHRTTSLKNPKPKPKPKPRLPHILSESSFSSSSPRSDFFPTGYQANSTYSRTPSQASSSIWNWENLYPPSPPDSEFFNQRGTQFHNGRIDHPQQHHLDVDDDEEEGIEKSEYDFFDKKYREEETETATDAKRGREREEVQCSEWEDRYSTTSSSEEEELAGEGHGDLRSEIGTHSNFGGASSVAAPEPPRNYSKKTKSEDAGSSAGSYRTGEISSDNMKIVVRHKDLKEIVEALKENFEKAATAGEQVSVLLEIGRAQFDRSFRQLKKTVYHSNGVLSNLSSTWTSKPPLAVRYRLDAESLNEPGGPKSLCSTLERLLAWEKKLYEEVKAREGAKIEHEKKLSALQSQEYKGEAETKLDKTKTSIKRLQSLIIVTSQAVSTTSSAIIGLRDSDLVPQLVELCHGFMYMWRSMNEYHEVQNNIVQQVRGLMNGSTKGDSTSELHRQATRDLESAVSAWHSSFCSLIRFQRDFIRSLHGWFKLTLLPVNNDNINGNRETSDAYAFCDEWKLALDRVPDTVASEAIKSFINVVHVITVKQTEELKIKKRTDTASKELEKKASSLRNIEKKFYHSYSMVGIGVPDPGPENGQVLDARDPLAEKKSELAASKRRVEDEMLRHSKAVELTRAMTLNNLQTGLPGVFQALTSFSALFTEALHSVCTRSYAIK, translated from the exons ATGGGTTGCGCGACGTCGAAGCTGGACAACGAGGACACGGTGCGGCGGTGCAAGGAGCGTCGACGCCTCATGAAAGAGGCTGTTTACGCTCGACACTACCTCGCCTCGGCCCACGCCGACTACGTCCGCTCCCTACGACTCACCGGTTCCGCCCTCTACTCCTTCGCCCAAGGTGAATCCCTCTCCGTCTCCGAGCAAACCCCCGCCGTCTTCCTCCACCCACCAAACCCCGTCCCTCCACTTGTCCCCTCCCCTTCCCCTTTCCCTGCTTTCCATCAACCACCGGAACCTCCTCCATTGTCTACTAATATCCCCAGCTCCAAGCTTCCCCCCCACACTCTCTCTTCCTCCACTACCACTCCTCACCGAACGACGTCGTTGAAAAatccaaaaccgaaaccgaaaCCGAAACCAAGGCTTCCTCACATCCTCTCCGAGTCGAGCTTTTCTAGTTCCTCCCCACGAAGCGATTTCTTCCCCACCGGTTACCAGGCCAATTCCACCTACTCCAGAACTCCGTCCCAAGCTTCCTCCTCTATCTGGAACTGGGAGAACTTGTACCCTCCCTCCCCTCCCGACTCCGAATTCTTCAACCAACGGGGTACCCAGTTCCACAATGGAAGAATCGACCATCCGCAGCAACACCATTTGGACGTCGACGACGacgaagaagaaggaatcgagaAATCGGAGTACGACTTCTTCGACAAAAAATATAGGGAGGAGGAGACAGAGACGGCCACCGACGCGAAGCGGGGGCGAGAGCGAGAGGAGGTGCAATGTAGCGAATGGGAAGATCGTTACAGCACCACCAGCTCGTCGGAAGAAGAAGAACTGGCGGGTGAAGGCCACGGGGATTTGAGATCCGAGATCGGCACCCACTCGAACTTTGGCGGGGCATCATCGGTGGCTGCTCCTGAGCCACCGCGGAACTACTCGAAGAAGACAAAGTCGGAGGACGCGGGATCGTCGGCAGGAAGCTATCGGACCGGGGAGATCTCGTCGGACAACATGAAGATAGTGGTGAGGCACAAGGATTTAAAGGAGATTGTGGAGGCCTTAAAGGAGAATTTCGAAAAGGCCGCCACGGCCGGCGAGCAGGTCTCGGTGCTGCTCGAGATTGGCAGGGCTCAATTCGACCGGAGCTTCAGGCAGCTCAAGA AGACAGTGTACCATTCAAATGGTGTGTTGAGTAACCTGAGCTCGACCTGGACCTCAAAACCGCCACTGGCAGTTAGGTATCGGCTTGACGCCGAGTCGCTCAATGAACCGGGCGGTCCAAAGAGCCTCTGTTCCACCTTAGAGCGGCTCTTGGCTTGGGAGAAGAAGCTCTATGAAGAAGTTAAG GCTAGAGAAGGCGCGAAAATTGAACATGAAAAGAAGTTGTCCGCTCTGCAGAGTCAGGAATACAAAGGGGAGGCTGAAACCAAGCTAGACAAGACCAAGACTTCAATAAAGAGGCTGCAGTCACTGATTATTGTCACATCTCAGGCTGTCTCTACCACCTCAAGTGCCATCATCGGCCTTAGAGACTCTGATCTTGTTCCCCAGCTTGTTGAACTCTGTCACGG GTTCATGTACATGTGGAGATCAATGAACGAGTACCATGAAGTTCAGAACAACATTGTGCAACAAGTCCGGGGCCTCATGAACGGGTCAACCAAGGGTGATTCAACCTCGGAATTACACCGTCAGGCAACTCGTGACCTTGAATCGGCTGTCTCTGCCTGGCACTCCAGTTTCTGCAGCCTTATAAGGTTTCAAAGGGACTTTATTCGATCCCTCCATGGTTGGTTCAAGCTCACCCTTTTACCAGTCAACAACGACAACATCAATGGCAACAGGGAAACCTCTGATGCATATGCCTTCTGTGATGAGTGGAAACTTGCCCTTGATCGTGTTCCCGACACAGTTGCTTCTGAAGCTATCAAGAGCTTTATTAACGTCGTTCATGTGATAACTGTAAAACAAACTGAAGAGCTCAAGATAAAAAAACGTACTGACACTGCATCAAAGGAGCTTGAGAAAAAGGCTTCATCTCTTAGAAACATAGAAAAGAAGTTCTACCATTCATACTCCATGGTAGGTATTGGTGTTCCTGATCCTGGGCCTGAGAATGGGCAAGTATTGGATGCCCGGGACCCACTTGCCGAGAAGAAATCCGAGCTTGCAGCCAGCAAAAGACGGGTGGAAGACGAGATGCTGAGGCATTCCAAGGCGGTAGAGTTGACGAGAGCGATGACACTAAATAATCTTCAGACGGGCTTGCCAGGAGTTTTCCAGGCATTAACCAGTTTTTCTGCCTTATTCACAGAGGCACTCCACTCTGTATGCACCCGTTCCTATGCAATCAAATAG
- the LOC122294652 gene encoding phospholipase A(1) DAD1, chloroplastic-like, whose protein sequence is MEYQGVRNWDGLLDPLDDNLRREILRYGQFVEATYKSFDFDPSSPSYGTCMFPRRSLLERAGLPETGYRLTRNLRVTSGIQLPRWMERAPNWVATQSSWIGYVAVCQDKGEISRLGRRDVVIAYRGTTTCLEWLENLRATLTHLPGAGSDDLGSSCGPMVESGFLSLYTSGTAGSPSLQHMVRQEISRLIQSYGHEPLSLTITGHSLGAALATLTAYDIKTTLERAPELVTVISFGGPRVGNLKFRQLLEKQGTKVLRIVNSEDLITKLPGFVINDSNDDVPYNHSIHVAAGLPSWIQKRVEETQLMYAEVGRELRLSSRDSPYLSGFNVATCHELKTYLHLVDSFVSSACPFRAKLQ, encoded by the coding sequence ATGGAGTACCAAGGTGTTAGAAACTGGGACGGCTTGCTCGACCCTCTGGACGACAATTTGCGCCGAGAGATTCTCCGGTACGGCCAGTTTGTGGAAGCTACGTATAAATCCTTCGACTTCGACCCTTCCTCGCCTTCATACGGCACCTGCATGTTCCCCAGAAGATCACTGTTAGAACGAGCGGGCTTACCCGAGACCGGTTATCGTTTGACCAGGAATCTACGTGTGACCTCCGGTATTCAACTGCCACGTTGGATGGAAAGGGCACCCAACTGGGTTGCCACCCAGTCCAGTTGGATTGGCTACGTGGCAGTCTGTCAAGACAAAGGTGAAATCTCCAGGCTAGGACGTCGAGACGTGGTGATTGCTTACAGAGGCACCACTACGTGCTTGGAGTGGCTGGAGAATCTGCGCGCCACCCTAACCCACCTTCCCGGTGCTGGTTCAGACGACCTCGGGTCATCATGCGGACCAATGGTGGAGAGCGGTTTCCTAAGCCTCTACACCTCCGGAACCGCAGGCTCACCCAGCCTCCAACACATGGTGCGACAAGAAATCTCCCGGCTCATCCAATCGTACGGCCACGAGCCCCTGAGCTTGACCATCACCGGGCACAGCCTTGGCGCTGCCCTAGCGACTCTCACCGCGTACGACATCAAGACCACCTTGGAACGGGCACCGGAGCTAGTCACGGTCATCTCCTTCGGCGGTCCACGCGTCGGGAACTTGAAATTCAGGCAACTCCTAGAAAAACAAGGCACCAAAGTTCTACGTATTGTGAACTCGGAAGACCTAATAACCAAACTACCAGGCTTCGTTATAAATGATAGCAATGACGACGTGCCGTACAATCATAGCATCCACGTGGCAGCTGGCCTTCCTAGCTGGATCCAAAAGCGTGTGGAGGAGACGCAGTTGATGTACGCGGAGGTTGGGCGGGAGCTACGGCTGAGCAGTAGAGACTCCCCTTACCTCAGCGGCTTCAACGTCGCCACCTGTCACGAGCTCAAGACATACCTCCACCTGGTCGACAGCTTCGTGAGCTCCGCTTGTCCTTTCAGAGCAAAACTtcagtaa
- the LOC122293979 gene encoding serine/threonine-protein kinase D6PK-like: MERVPESRALTGKVSITGEFSNAHMTPVREFGQISNVREVVQLSNARHVGQLSNMRELPYAHTVSVRELSKLSNVRMVSVKDVGQMPNVRMVLVREDVGRSDARDYQDLDLHAPVRTWKGKTYLAEHEELMPDAIIIKASENSFEEGGPSLFSGASHPPEPVDTDLMRTVYVPIGQDKHDAGCLMKSMSMKGPFLEDLSIRVPPKKSSPPVLSPTKSFVEEPNDISALPSPSPFSVPRQSQNTGNPLLPFETEEKECVWDASLPPSGNVSPHSSIDSTGVVTAMSVVYSCASTYRSDAITSDGMLSVERNCESKKGSVRGYLLESAKTSVSRASDSSGLSDDSNWSNITGSANKPHKGDDPRWKAILAIRARDGILGMSHFKLLKRLGCGDIGSVYLSELSGTRCYFAMKVMDKASLASRKKLTRAQTEREILQLLDHPFLPTLYTHFETDRFSCLVMEYCPGGDLHTLRQRQPGKHFSEYAARFYAAEVLLALEYLHMLGVVYRDLKPENVLVRDDGHIMLSDFDLSLRCAVSPTLIKTSFDSDPSKRAAGSAFCVQPACIEPSSVCIQPACFIPRIFPQKSKKKTGRPRAAPGLPARTLPELVAEPTAARSMSFVGTHEYLAPEIIKAEGHGSAVDWWTFGIFLHELLYGKTPFKGSGNRATLFNVVGQQLKFPDSPSTTCASRDLIRGLLVKEPQHRLGVKRGATEIKQHPFFEGVNWALIRCSTPPEVPRPVETELPGKFGAVDRVGVGGSSKRMVGTDMRPGGKYLDFEFF; this comes from the exons ATGGAGAGGGTTCCAGAATCAAGGGCACTTACTGGGAAGGTGTCAATTACTGGTGAGTTCTCGAATGCACATATGACCCCTGTAAGAGAATTTGGTCAGATATCAAACGTGCGTGAGGTAGTTCAGCTATCAAATGCGCGCCATGTAGGTCAGCTGTCAAACATGCGGGAGTTACCATATGCACATACAGTCTCAGTAAGAGAATTGAGTAAGTTATCCAATGTACGTATGGTCTCTGTGAAAGACGTGGGTCAGATGCCAAATGTGCGTATGGTTTTGGTAAGGGAAGATGTGGGCAGATCTGATGCAAGAGACTATCAAGATTTAGACTTGCATGCACCAGTAAGAACATGGAAAGGAAAAACATATTTGGCTGAACATGAAGAACTTATGCCTGACGCCATTATTATTAAGGCCAGTGAGAATTCGTTTGAGGAAGGTGGTCCAAGCCTATTTTCTGGTGCAAGTCATCCCCCTGAACCTGTTGATACGGATCTAATGAGAACAGTTTACGTACCAATAGGTCAAGACAAGCATGACGCAGGATGCTTAATGAAGAGCATGTCTATGAAGGGTCCTTTTCTAGAAGACCTTTCAATCCGGGTTCCACCCAAGAAATCAAGCCCACCTGTTCTTTCACCTACTAAAAGTTTTGTTGAAGAACCGAATGACATCAGTGCATTGCCTTCACCATCACCATTTTCAGTTCCTCGTCAATCACAAAATACGGGAAATCCTCTCCTTCCGTTTGAGACAGAGGAGAAGGAATGTGTTTGGGATGCTTCTTTGCCTCCAAGCGGCAATGTAAGCCCGCATAGTAGTATTGATAGTACTGGTGTTGTGACGGCTATGAGTGTTGTCTATAGCTGTGCCAGTACATATCGGAGTGATGCGATCACCAGTGATGGAATGCTTAGTGTGGAGAGGAACTGTGAGAGTAAAAAAGGGAGTGTTAGAGGGTATTTGCTTGAAAGTGCAAAAACTAGTGTTAGTCGAGCAAGTGATAGCAGTGGCCTTAGTGATGATAGCAATTGGAGCAACATTACTGGGAGTGCTAATAAACCTCACAAAGGAGATGATCCTAGGTGGAAGGCTATTCTTGCCATCAGAGCAAGGGATGGAATTTTGGGCATGAGTCATTTTAAATTGTTGAAGCGACTTGGTTGTGGTGATATTGGCAGTGTGTATCTCTCAGAGCTGAGTGGAACTCGCTGTTATTTTGCAATGAAAGTAATGGACAAGGCATCCCTTGCTAGTAGGAAGAAACTGACTAGGGCTCAAACAGAAAGGGAGATTTTACAGCTGCTGGACCATCCATTTCTTCCAACTTTATATACACATTTTGAGACTGACAGATTCTCCTGTTTAGTCATGGAATACTGTCCTGGGGGTGATCTGCACACTTTGAGGCAACGACAACCAGGGAAACATTTCTCTGAGTACGCTGCACG ATTTTATGCTGCTGAGGTTCTCTTGGCCCTCGAGTATCTTCACATGCTTGGAGTTGTCTATAGGGACTTAAAACCTGAAAATGTGCTGGTTCGTGATGATGGCCATATAATGCTTTCAGACTTTGACCTTTCCCTAAGATGTGCAGTCTCACCAACCCTGATAAAAACTTCATTTGATTCTGACCCTTCAAAACGGGCTGCTGGCAGTGCATTCTGTGTCCAGCCTGCCTGTATTGAACCTTCTTCAGTATGCATACAGCCTGCCTGTTTTATTCCacgaatcttccctcaaaaaaGCAAGAAGAAGACCGGAAGACCTCGAGCTGCACCTGGGTTGCCAGCCAGAACACTTCCAGAGCTTGTTGCCGAGCCTACTGCAGCACGATCTATGTCTTTCGTTGGAACCCATGAATACCTAGCCCCAGAAATTATCAAGGCAGAAGGCCATGGCAGTGCAGTTGATTGGTGGACATTTGGCATTTTCTTGCATGAATTATTATATGGTAAAACCCCATTCAAAGGATCAGGAAACCGTGCCACACTGTTTAATGTGGTGGGGCAGCAACTCAAATTCCCAGACTCACCATCAACCACTTGTGCAAGCCGAGATCTCATCCGGGGCTTGCTGGTTAAGGAGCCACAGCACCGGCTTGGAGTGAAGAGGGGTGCGACTGAGATCAAGCAACACCCCTTCTTTGAAGGTGTTAATTGGGCCCTGATACGATGTAGCACACCACCAGAAGTGCCAAGACCAGTGGAAACCGAACTTCCTGGGAAGTTCGGAGCTGTAGATAGAGTTGGGGTTGGTGGCAGCAGTAAAAGGATGGTAGGGACAGACATGAGACCCGGGGGTAAGTATCTGGACTTCGAGTTCTTCTAG
- the LOC122294653 gene encoding uncharacterized protein LOC122294653 produces the protein MFLKSIDTSGLRKDAETLFKIFDEVVQEVGVENIVQFITDNDASYKAAGKKLQQKYGSLFWSPCVAHCIDLMLENFCDPKHFPIIDETIKKAMKITKFIYNHAWVLALMRKDFTKGHDLCRPAVTRFATNFLSIQCLLLFKKELRQMFTCDKWIVSSYSKSNIGKEIAEIVLEDREFWAQCQFIVTISEPLVRVLRLVDGDEKPAMEYLYNAMEKAKENIKARLKNKVSAFMPFIRVIDARWDKQLHSPLHAAEMMFLEGLRLAL, from the exons ATGTTTTTGAAGTCTATTGATACATCGGGCCTTAGAAAAGATGctgaaacattatttaaaatttttgatgaAGTTGTTCAAGAAGTTGGGGTGGAGAATATTGTGCAATTCATAACAGACAATGATGCGAGTTATAAGGCTGCAGGAAAAAAATTACAGCAAAAGTATGGTTCTTTGTTTTGGTCCCCTTGTGTAGCTCATTGTATAGATTTGATGTTAGAGAACTTTTGTGATCCCAAACATTTTCCTATTATCGATGAAACTATAAAGAAGGCAATGAAGATAACGAAATTCATTTATAACCATGCTTGGGTTTTGGCTTTGATGAGAAAGGACTTCACCAAAGGTCATGATTTATGTCGCCCTGCAGTCACAAGGTTTgctacaaattttttaagtatccaATGCTTACTGTTGTTTAAGAAAGAGCTTCGACAAATGTTCACTTGTGATAAGTGGATTGTATCAAGTTACTCTAAAAGCAACATAGGGAAGGAGATAGCTGAGATTGTTCTAGAAGATAGAGAGTTTTGGGCTCAATGTCAGTTTATTGTAACAATCAGCGAGCCTTTGGTTCGAGTACTACGACTTGTCGATGGGGATGAGAAGCCTGCAATGGAATACTTGTACAATGCAATGGAGAAAGCCAAAGAGAATAtaaaagcaagattgaagaacAAAGTTTCTGCATTTATGCCATTCATCAGGGTCATTGATGCTAGGTGGGATAAGCAGCTTCATAGTCCATTACATGCAGCAG AAATGATGTTTTTAGAGGGTTTACGACTTGCGTTGTAA